From Pantoea sp. Ep11b, the proteins below share one genomic window:
- a CDS encoding YtfJ family protein has translation MRTTLAALALSFLIPTGAMAHDLRQETRVPAVGVNDKGELILQQEKFSYKNWNSAQLSGKVRVIQHIAGRSSAKQMNAALIEAIKAAKLPHDRYQTTTIVNTDDAIPGTGMFVRSSIETNKQQYPWSQFIVDSKGEVQRAWQLQPGSSAIVVLDKQGKVRFVKDGPLTQDEVTRVIALVTSLLKA, from the coding sequence ATGCGAACAACTCTGGCCGCACTGGCGCTCTCGTTTCTGATCCCGACAGGTGCTATGGCGCACGATCTCAGACAGGAGACGCGTGTTCCGGCGGTGGGCGTCAATGACAAAGGCGAACTGATCCTGCAGCAGGAGAAGTTTAGCTATAAAAACTGGAACAGCGCGCAGCTGAGCGGAAAAGTTCGCGTCATCCAGCATATTGCCGGTCGCTCATCGGCGAAGCAGATGAACGCGGCGCTGATAGAGGCGATCAAGGCCGCGAAGCTGCCCCACGATCGTTATCAGACCACGACTATCGTGAATACCGATGATGCGATACCCGGTACAGGCATGTTTGTGCGCAGCAGCATCGAAACCAATAAGCAGCAGTATCCCTGGTCGCAGTTTATTGTCGACAGCAAGGGCGAGGTACAGCGTGCCTGGCAGCTTCAGCCGGGCAGCTCTGCGATCGTGGTGCTGGATAAGCAGGGCAAGGTGAGATTCGTGAAGGATGGACCGCTGACGCAGGATGAGGTGACCCGGGTGATAGCACTGGTGACCTCGCTGCTGAAGGCGTAA
- a CDS encoding autotransporter assembly complex family protein produces MASLLLAAPALEAATVRLQVDGLTGDLQKNVRARLSTIGSDEVSNDGRFRARVSVAIKEGLRALGYYEPTIDFESRPAPEQGGRPVLVAKVTPGQPVKIGGSTIVVEGDARNDADYKAWVKQGRPKVGTQLNHGQYDKFKSGFSNLALRNGYFDGTFKKSQLGVSVERHEAFWDIDYDSGERYRFGDVTFQGSQIREEYLQNLVPFKEGDYYNSRDLAELNRRLSATGWFNSVVVAPEFSKGRKTKVLPLNAAMSPRVENTIETGVGYSTDVGPRLKGTWKKPWVNDRGHSLTASAYVSAPEQQVDLSYKVPLLKSPLEQYYTFSGGLKRTDLNDTKADTSTLAVSRNWDNSSGWQKAVNLRWSLDHFTQGNVTNTTMLLYPGVSVNRTRSRGGLMPTWGDTQRYSVDVSDTTWGSDVDFLILQAQNVWIRTLGDSHRFVARGNLGWIETNDFDKVPPDLRFFAGGDRSIRGYKYKNISPRDEDGKLTGASKLATGSLEYQYNVTGKWWGAVFVDSGEAVNDIKQSNFKTGAGVGVRWSSPVGPIKFDIARPVGDNEEHGLQFYVGLGPEL; encoded by the coding sequence ATGGCCAGCCTGCTGCTTGCCGCGCCCGCCCTTGAGGCGGCGACCGTGCGATTGCAGGTAGACGGCTTAACCGGGGATTTGCAAAAGAATGTCAGGGCGCGCCTGTCGACCATTGGCAGCGATGAGGTCTCAAACGATGGCCGTTTTCGGGCACGCGTCTCCGTCGCAATAAAAGAGGGGCTGCGCGCACTCGGTTATTACGAACCTACTATCGACTTCGAATCCCGTCCTGCGCCAGAACAGGGCGGTCGCCCGGTGCTGGTGGCAAAAGTGACGCCCGGCCAGCCGGTTAAAATCGGCGGCAGCACCATCGTGGTCGAAGGCGATGCGCGCAACGACGCCGATTACAAAGCCTGGGTAAAGCAGGGGCGGCCAAAAGTGGGCACCCAGCTCAACCATGGGCAATATGACAAATTCAAAAGCGGCTTCTCTAATCTCGCCCTGCGCAACGGCTACTTCGACGGCACCTTTAAAAAGAGCCAGCTTGGCGTGTCGGTTGAGCGGCACGAAGCTTTCTGGGATATCGATTACGACAGCGGCGAGCGTTACCGCTTCGGCGACGTGACCTTCCAGGGCTCGCAGATCCGCGAAGAGTACCTGCAGAATCTGGTGCCCTTTAAAGAGGGGGACTACTACAACTCCCGCGATTTAGCCGAGCTGAACCGCCGCCTCTCGGCCACCGGCTGGTTTAATTCGGTGGTGGTCGCGCCGGAATTCAGCAAGGGCCGTAAGACCAAAGTGCTGCCGCTGAATGCTGCTATGTCGCCCCGTGTCGAAAACACCATTGAAACGGGTGTCGGCTACTCCACCGATGTGGGGCCACGCCTCAAGGGAACCTGGAAGAAACCCTGGGTTAACGATCGGGGCCACAGCCTGACGGCCAGTGCCTATGTCTCTGCGCCGGAACAGCAGGTCGATTTAAGCTACAAAGTGCCCCTGCTGAAAAGCCCGCTGGAGCAGTACTACACCTTCTCTGGTGGCCTGAAGCGAACCGACCTCAATGACACCAAAGCCGATACCAGTACACTTGCCGTGTCGCGCAACTGGGACAACAGCAGCGGCTGGCAGAAGGCCGTTAATCTGCGCTGGAGCCTGGATCACTTTACGCAGGGCAACGTAACCAATACCACCATGCTGCTCTATCCGGGCGTCAGCGTAAACCGCACCCGCTCGCGTGGTGGCCTGATGCCGACCTGGGGCGACACCCAGCGTTACTCCGTCGATGTCTCAGACACGACCTGGGGATCTGACGTCGACTTCCTGATCCTGCAGGCGCAAAACGTCTGGATCCGCACCCTGGGCGACAGTCACCGCTTTGTGGCCCGCGGCAACCTTGGCTGGATAGAAACCAACGATTTCGACAAAGTCCCGCCGGATCTGCGCTTCTTCGCCGGGGGTGACCGCAGTATTCGTGGCTATAAATACAAAAATATCTCTCCGCGTGATGAAGACGGAAAACTTACGGGTGCCTCAAAACTTGCAACCGGATCGCTGGAGTATCAGTACAACGTCACCGGTAAATGGTGGGGGGCCGTCTTTGTAGACTCCGGCGAAGCGGTCAACGACATCAAACAAAGCAACTTTAAAACCGGCGCGGGCGTCGGCGTGCGCTGGTCTTCACCTGTAGGGCCCATCAAATTTGATATCGCCAGACCTGTTGGTGATAACGAGGAGCATGGATTGCAATTTTACGTCGGACTGGGGCCTGAACTATGA
- the cysQ gene encoding 3'(2'),5'-bisphosphate nucleotidase CysQ: protein MLEQLCQLAREAGDAIMQVYDGAAPLDVSHKSDDSPVTAADIAAHKVILAGLRALTPDLPVLSEEDPPAWEVRQHWQRYWLVDPLDGTKEFIKRNGEFTVNIALIEAGKPVMGVVYAPVLDVMYSAAEGKAWKEEGGQREQIHVRDARPPLVVVSRSHGDDEEMKEYLKQLGEHQTVATGSSLKFCLVAEGKAQLYPRFGPTNIWDTGAGHAVAMAAGAHVHDWQGRTLDYTPRESFLNPGFRVSLF, encoded by the coding sequence ATGTTAGAGCAACTCTGCCAGCTGGCACGCGAAGCAGGCGACGCGATTATGCAGGTCTATGACGGCGCCGCGCCGCTTGACGTTTCTCACAAATCGGATGATTCGCCGGTCACCGCCGCAGATATCGCCGCGCACAAGGTGATCCTGGCGGGGCTGAGGGCGCTGACGCCCGATCTCCCCGTCCTGTCAGAAGAGGATCCGCCCGCCTGGGAGGTGCGTCAGCACTGGCAGCGTTACTGGCTGGTTGATCCGCTGGATGGCACCAAAGAGTTTATCAAGCGCAACGGTGAGTTTACCGTGAATATCGCGCTGATCGAGGCGGGCAAGCCGGTGATGGGCGTGGTCTACGCGCCGGTGCTGGACGTGATGTACTCCGCGGCCGAAGGCAAAGCGTGGAAAGAGGAGGGCGGTCAGCGTGAGCAGATTCACGTACGTGACGCCCGGCCGCCACTGGTGGTGGTGAGCCGCTCTCATGGCGACGACGAGGAGATGAAAGAGTATCTGAAGCAACTCGGAGAGCATCAGACCGTCGCAACCGGCTCCTCGCTGAAATTCTGCCTGGTGGCTGAAGGCAAAGCGCAGCTCTATCCCCGCTTCGGGCCGACCAACATCTGGGATACAGGCGCGGGTCACGCGGTGGCGATGGCAGCGGGCGCGCATGTGCATGACTGGCAGGGCAGAACGCTGGACTACACGCCGCGCGAATCTTTCCTTAATCCCGGCTTCCGCGTTTCGCTGTTTTAA
- a CDS encoding gamma-glutamylcyclotransferase, translating to MRIIVYGSLRRKQGNSHWMTNAQWLGDHQIEGFELYSLGHYPGVIEGNGTVHCEVYRIDASTLAELDALRTKGGEYKRYLTQTPFGSAWLYVYQRSVAGRQHITSGDWLKRDEEPGA from the coding sequence ATGCGAATAATTGTCTACGGCAGTTTACGGCGCAAACAGGGAAACAGTCACTGGATGACGAATGCGCAGTGGCTGGGTGATCACCAGATTGAAGGCTTTGAGCTTTACAGTCTGGGCCATTATCCCGGCGTAATTGAGGGCAACGGAACGGTACATTGTGAAGTGTACCGCATTGATGCCTCAACCCTGGCGGAGCTGGATGCGCTCCGTACCAAAGGGGGAGAGTACAAACGTTATCTGACTCAGACGCCGTTTGGCAGTGCATGGCTTTATGTCTATCAACGCTCAGTGGCAGGACGCCAGCACATCACGAGTGGAGACTGGCTGAAGCGCGATGAGGAGCCAG
- a CDS encoding hemolysin family protein gives MLDSLLIILLLIVISAFFSLSEISLAAARKIKLKLLADEGNVNAQRVLKMQETPGMFFTVVQIGLNAVAILGGIVGDAAFSPVFRGLFDQFVSPALAEQLSFICSFTIVTSMFILFADLTPKRVGMVAPETIALRIINPMRFCLLVMRPLVWLFNGLANVFFRLFKLPMVRKDDITSDDIYAVVEAGALAGVLRKQEHELIENVFELESRTVPSSMTSRENIVWFDLHEDETSLKTKIAEHPHSKFLVCSGDIDHIVGYVDSKELLLRVLGNQSMALNSGLQIRSALIVPDTLTLSEALESFKTAGEDFAVIMNEYALVVGIITLNDVMTTLMGDLVGQGMEEQIVARDENSWLVEGGTPIDDVMRVLDIDEFPQSGNYETIGGFMMYMLRKIPKRTDFVKFAGYKFEVVDIDSYRIDQLLVTRIDERPPVLSMTKSEEE, from the coding sequence ATGTTAGATAGCTTACTCATCATTCTGTTGCTGATCGTAATCAGTGCTTTTTTTTCTCTGTCCGAGATCTCGCTGGCCGCGGCCCGTAAGATCAAACTGAAACTGCTGGCCGATGAAGGCAATGTCAATGCGCAGCGCGTATTGAAAATGCAGGAAACGCCAGGCATGTTCTTCACCGTGGTGCAGATTGGTCTCAATGCCGTCGCCATTCTGGGCGGTATCGTCGGTGATGCGGCGTTTTCGCCGGTCTTCCGCGGCCTGTTTGATCAGTTTGTCTCCCCGGCGCTGGCCGAACAGCTCAGCTTTATCTGCTCCTTCACCATCGTCACCAGCATGTTTATCCTGTTCGCCGATTTAACCCCGAAACGGGTCGGCATGGTGGCCCCGGAAACCATCGCGCTACGCATCATCAATCCGATGCGCTTCTGTTTGCTGGTCATGCGCCCGCTGGTGTGGCTGTTTAATGGCCTGGCTAACGTCTTCTTCCGCCTCTTTAAACTGCCGATGGTGCGTAAAGATGACATCACCTCCGACGATATCTACGCCGTCGTTGAAGCGGGTGCGCTGGCCGGGGTGCTGCGTAAGCAGGAGCATGAACTGATTGAAAACGTGTTCGAGCTGGAGTCGCGTACCGTTCCCTCCTCCATGACCTCGCGTGAGAATATCGTCTGGTTTGATCTGCACGAAGATGAAACCAGCCTGAAAACCAAAATTGCCGAGCATCCGCACTCCAAGTTTTTAGTCTGCAGCGGCGACATCGACCATATCGTCGGCTACGTCGACTCGAAAGAGCTGCTGCTGCGCGTGCTGGGCAATCAGAGCATGGCGCTGAACAGCGGCCTGCAGATTCGCTCTGCGCTGATCGTGCCGGATACGCTGACCCTCTCTGAGGCGCTGGAAAGTTTCAAAACCGCCGGTGAAGATTTCGCGGTGATCATGAACGAATATGCGCTGGTCGTCGGCATCATTACCCTGAATGACGTGATGACCACGCTGATGGGCGATCTGGTCGGTCAGGGCATGGAAGAGCAGATCGTCGCCCGTGACGAGAATTCATGGCTGGTTGAAGGCGGCACGCCGATCGATGACGTGATGCGTGTGCTGGACATTGATGAATTCCCGCAGTCCGGCAACTACGAAACCATCGGCGGCTTTATGATGTATATGCTGCGTAAGATCCCGAAACGCACCGACTTTGTGAAGTTCGCGGGGTACAAATTCGAGGTGGTGGATATCGACAGCTACCGTATCGATCAGTTACTGGTCACCCGCATTGATGAACGACCGCCGGTGCTGAGTATGACCAAAAGCGAAGAAGAGTAG
- a CDS encoding bifunctional 2',3'-cyclic-nucleotide 2'-phosphodiesterase/3'-nucleotidase — protein sequence MFKPGMMLLALSVSVATQAATVDLRILETTDLHSNMMDFDYYKDTPTEKFGLVRTATLIHAARQEVKNSVLVDNGDIIQGSPLGDYMAAKGLREGEIHPVYKALNTLDYSVGNLGNHEFNYGLPYLKKALAGARFPYVNANVIDVKSGKPLFTPYLIKSTQVVDRDGNMQTLKIGYIGFVPPQIMVWDKANLQGKVRVDDITETARRLVPEMRAQGADLIIAIPHSGLSSEPWHAMAENSVYYLSQVEGINAILFGHAHAVFPGKDFATIRGADITQGTLNGIPAVMPGMWGDHLGVVDLVLSKEGDRWQVSSGKAQARPIYDTAAKKSLAAEDPALVNVLAEDHRATREFVAKPIGRSADVMYSYLSLVQDDPTVQIVNNAQRAYVEHFIQGDPDLGRLPVLSAAAPFKAGGRKNDPASYVEVEKGALTFRNAADLYLYPNTLVVMKVSGAQVKEWLECSAGQFNQIDPNSPKTQSLINWDFRTYNFDVIDGVTYQIDVTQPARYDAECQLIHPESSRIRQLSWQGKPIDPQATFLVATNNYRAYGGKFAGTGDRYIAFASPDENRAVVAAYISAETKAHGEVQPKADNNWRLAPISASTPLDIQFETAPGEKATGFIQQHAQYPLQPKGTDATGFALWQVNLQQ from the coding sequence ATGTTTAAGCCCGGAATGATGTTACTGGCCCTGAGCGTTTCCGTCGCCACACAGGCCGCAACGGTGGATTTGCGGATACTGGAAACCACCGATCTGCACAGCAATATGATGGATTTCGACTACTACAAAGACACGCCGACCGAGAAGTTTGGCCTGGTGCGCACCGCTACGCTGATTCATGCCGCGCGCCAGGAGGTAAAAAACAGCGTACTGGTCGATAACGGCGACATCATTCAGGGCAGCCCGCTGGGCGACTATATGGCCGCGAAAGGGTTGCGCGAGGGCGAGATCCACCCGGTTTACAAGGCGCTCAACACGCTGGACTACAGCGTCGGCAATCTCGGCAACCACGAATTCAACTATGGTCTGCCCTATCTGAAAAAAGCGCTGGCGGGCGCCCGCTTCCCCTATGTAAACGCCAACGTGATTGACGTGAAGAGCGGTAAACCCCTGTTCACCCCCTACCTCATCAAATCCACTCAGGTTGTGGATCGCGACGGCAATATGCAGACCCTGAAGATAGGCTACATCGGCTTCGTGCCGCCACAGATTATGGTGTGGGATAAAGCCAATCTGCAGGGTAAGGTGCGGGTCGATGACATTACAGAGACGGCGCGCCGCCTGGTGCCGGAGATGCGCGCGCAGGGCGCAGACCTGATCATTGCCATTCCCCACTCCGGTCTCAGCAGCGAGCCCTGGCACGCTATGGCGGAGAACTCGGTTTATTACCTCAGCCAGGTGGAGGGCATTAACGCCATTCTGTTCGGTCATGCACATGCGGTCTTCCCTGGCAAAGATTTTGCGACCATCCGGGGCGCCGATATCACCCAGGGTACGCTGAACGGGATCCCGGCGGTGATGCCGGGCATGTGGGGCGATCATCTCGGCGTGGTTGACCTGGTGCTCAGCAAGGAGGGCGATCGCTGGCAGGTAAGCAGTGGTAAGGCCCAGGCCCGGCCCATCTACGATACCGCCGCGAAGAAGTCGCTGGCGGCAGAAGACCCGGCGCTGGTAAACGTTCTGGCTGAGGATCACCGCGCCACCCGCGAGTTTGTGGCGAAGCCCATCGGCCGCTCTGCCGACGTGATGTACAGCTATCTGTCGCTGGTGCAGGACGATCCCACGGTGCAGATCGTCAACAATGCCCAGCGCGCCTACGTTGAGCACTTTATCCAGGGCGATCCCGATCTGGGCCGCCTGCCGGTGCTCTCTGCGGCCGCGCCGTTTAAGGCGGGCGGACGTAAAAACGATCCGGCCAGCTATGTCGAAGTGGAAAAAGGCGCGCTGACCTTCCGAAACGCCGCCGATCTCTATCTTTATCCGAACACCCTGGTGGTGATGAAGGTCAGCGGCGCGCAGGTCAAAGAGTGGCTGGAGTGTTCAGCCGGGCAGTTTAATCAGATCGATCCGAACAGCCCGAAAACGCAGTCGCTGATCAACTGGGATTTCCGCACCTATAACTTTGATGTGATCGATGGCGTCACGTATCAGATCGATGTCACCCAGCCCGCCCGCTACGATGCGGAGTGTCAGCTGATCCATCCGGAGTCGTCACGTATCCGTCAGCTGAGCTGGCAGGGTAAGCCCATCGACCCGCAGGCAACCTTCCTGGTGGCGACCAATAACTATCGCGCCTATGGCGGCAAGTTTGCCGGCACCGGCGATCGCTATATCGCCTTTGCCTCGCCGGATGAGAACCGCGCCGTGGTGGCCGCCTACATCAGCGCTGAAACCAAAGCGCACGGTGAGGTGCAGCCAAAGGCGGATAATAACTGGCGGCTGGCGCCGATAAGCGCCTCCACACCGCTCGACATTCAGTTCGAAACGGCGCCGGGTGAGAAAGCGACCGGGTTTATTCAGCAGCATGCGCAATATCCACTGCAGCCCAAAGGGACTGATGCGACGGGCTTTGCGTTGTGGCAGGTGAATTTACAGCAGTAA
- a CDS encoding translocation/assembly module TamB domain-containing protein: MKLWKKVLIGILIFLVLLLGGVAFLIGTTPGLHLVLKGASRWVPGLSIKQVDGGWRNLTLNGLRYEMPGVSVDAGQIHLAVNLNCLLHSSVCVDDISLRDISVVVDSKKMTPSAPAPEEESGDTNLSTPYPITLSHLGLHNINVKVDDTAISLLDFTTGLQWQDRALTLNPTHIQSLLIALPRAAKVVNEEVVQPKVQQPHPAEKPLGETLQAMFAQPLLPALPDFRLPLDIDVQQILGEQLRITGDTDISVSRLLLKARTADRQMQLTTLDVDSNLGKLNGSGQATLADNWPVDFALNGTVNTDPIKGEKLALKLSGAMRDELKLGLNLSGPVNAQLDATTQLAVAGLPLSLQLTSPQLRWPLTGPVQYQADKLDYQFKGKATDYVMTLQTAVKGESVPPASVSLTGKGNVEQFSLDRLRIAALQGNIDLTALVDWSKAISWRSELTLAGINTAKQYPDWPARLDGKITTRGSLYGGSWQLSVPQLQLKGNVKQNAVTADGSLTGNSYNQWTVPGIKLALGRNHLDVKGALGDSLDLDASINAPQLDNALPGLGGVVNGTIKARGTLKAPQLLADLNGRGLRWQQMQINRVTLNGDVRSGEQVAGKLQLRVEQLKQDALNISLLTLNADGNEKQHQLKLNVQGKPVSGQLALNGSFDRQTERWKGSLNDTRFDTPVGEWRLTRAMAIDYLNSRQTATIGPHCWQNPNAQLCVPEPVEAGPAGHAHVVLNRFDLAMVKPFMPDATQLSGLFSGDVRVNWTAEGGLPTGTVALKGNGVKVVQDVQGNSLPIAFDTLNLNAALRNGRAQLDWLIRIAGNGQLDGNVQIDDPQNRRRLGGNVNIRNLSLAMLNPALMQGEKIKGSLNSALRLGGSIQQPQVFGQLGLTGVDVDGNFMPVDLTNASLNLVFNGMSSTLNGLVQTAQGNINLSGNADWSQLDNWRARIAAQGSRVRVTVPPMVRMDVSPDLVFEATPAAFNLDGRVDIPWARITVQEVPESATGVSSDEVMLDEQLKPIAPKTASIPINSNLVIHVGNDVRLSAFGLKAKLNGDLKMVQDKSGLGLNGQINIPSGRFHAYGQDLIVRKGELQFAGPPDQPYVNLEAIRNPDATEDGVTAGLRVTGLADEPKAEVFSDPAMSQQEALSYLLRGQGLGSDGDSNALTSALVGLGVAQSGQVVGKIGETFGVSNLAVDTAGVGDSQQVQVSGYVLPGLQVKYGVGIFDSLATLTLRYRLMPKLYLEAVSGVDQALDLLYQFEF; this comes from the coding sequence ATGAAGCTATGGAAAAAGGTCCTGATTGGTATTCTGATCTTTCTGGTGCTGCTGTTGGGCGGCGTGGCGTTTTTAATCGGTACCACGCCGGGGCTGCATCTGGTGCTGAAGGGCGCATCGCGCTGGGTGCCCGGCCTGTCGATCAAACAGGTAGACGGCGGCTGGCGCAACCTGACGCTCAACGGTCTGCGTTACGAGATGCCGGGCGTCAGCGTGGATGCCGGGCAGATCCATCTGGCAGTGAATCTTAACTGCCTGCTGCACTCGTCGGTCTGCGTGGACGACATCTCCCTGCGCGACATCAGCGTGGTGGTCGACAGCAAAAAGATGACGCCATCTGCGCCAGCGCCGGAAGAGGAGAGTGGCGACACCAACCTCAGCACGCCATACCCGATCACGCTGAGTCATCTTGGCCTGCACAATATTAATGTGAAGGTCGATGACACGGCGATCTCGCTGCTCGATTTCACCACCGGCCTGCAGTGGCAGGATCGCGCCCTGACGCTGAATCCGACCCATATCCAGAGCCTGCTGATTGCGCTGCCCAGGGCGGCGAAAGTTGTGAATGAAGAGGTGGTGCAGCCGAAAGTGCAGCAGCCTCATCCCGCTGAAAAGCCGCTGGGTGAAACGCTGCAGGCGATGTTTGCGCAACCTCTGCTGCCTGCGCTGCCCGATTTCCGTCTGCCGCTGGATATTGATGTGCAGCAGATTCTGGGCGAACAGCTGCGTATTACCGGCGACACCGATATTTCGGTCAGCCGGTTACTGCTGAAAGCCAGAACCGCCGACCGTCAGATGCAGCTGACAACGCTGGACGTGGACTCGAATCTGGGCAAGCTCAACGGCAGCGGACAGGCGACACTGGCGGATAACTGGCCGGTCGATTTCGCCCTCAACGGCACGGTCAACACCGACCCGATTAAAGGCGAAAAGCTGGCGCTGAAGCTGAGTGGCGCGATGCGTGACGAGCTGAAGCTGGGGCTGAACCTCTCCGGCCCGGTCAACGCGCAGCTCGACGCCACGACGCAGCTGGCGGTCGCCGGACTGCCGCTGTCGCTGCAACTGACCAGCCCGCAGCTGCGCTGGCCGTTAACCGGCCCGGTACAGTATCAGGCGGATAAGCTGGACTATCAGTTCAAAGGCAAGGCCACCGACTACGTGATGACACTGCAGACCGCCGTGAAAGGGGAGTCGGTGCCGCCGGCCAGCGTCTCGCTGACGGGTAAAGGCAATGTCGAACAGTTCAGCCTCGACCGCCTGCGCATTGCCGCGCTGCAGGGCAATATTGACCTCACCGCCCTGGTGGACTGGAGCAAAGCCATCAGCTGGCGCAGCGAACTGACGCTGGCAGGCATTAACACCGCGAAACAGTACCCCGACTGGCCCGCGCGACTGGATGGCAAAATCACCACCCGCGGCAGTCTCTATGGCGGCAGCTGGCAGCTGAGCGTGCCGCAGTTGCAACTCAAAGGCAATGTGAAGCAGAACGCGGTGACTGCGGACGGCTCACTTACCGGTAACAGCTACAACCAGTGGACGGTGCCGGGCATCAAACTGGCGCTGGGACGCAACCACCTGGATGTTAAAGGGGCGCTGGGCGACAGCCTGGATCTCGACGCCAGCATCAACGCGCCGCAGCTCGACAATGCGCTGCCGGGCCTGGGGGGGGTTGTCAACGGCACGATTAAAGCGCGCGGCACCCTGAAAGCGCCGCAGCTGCTGGCCGACCTTAACGGTCGCGGCCTGCGCTGGCAGCAGATGCAGATTAACCGCGTTACGCTGAACGGCGACGTTCGTTCCGGCGAACAGGTGGCGGGCAAGCTGCAACTGCGCGTCGAGCAGCTGAAGCAGGATGCGCTGAACATCAGCCTGCTGACGCTGAACGCCGACGGCAACGAAAAGCAGCATCAGCTGAAGCTCAATGTGCAGGGCAAGCCGGTGTCCGGCCAGCTGGCGCTGAACGGCAGCTTCGATCGCCAGACCGAACGCTGGAAAGGGTCGCTCAACGACACGCGCTTTGATACGCCGGTCGGGGAGTGGCGTCTGACCCGCGCGATGGCGATCGACTACCTCAACAGCCGCCAGACGGCGACGATTGGTCCGCACTGCTGGCAGAACCCCAATGCGCAGCTCTGCGTACCGGAGCCGGTCGAAGCCGGACCGGCAGGCCATGCGCATGTGGTGCTGAACCGCTTTGACCTGGCGATGGTTAAACCCTTTATGCCGGATGCCACACAGCTGAGCGGCCTGTTCAGCGGAGATGTGCGCGTAAACTGGACCGCAGAGGGTGGATTGCCGACCGGCACCGTGGCGCTCAAGGGCAACGGCGTCAAAGTGGTGCAGGATGTGCAGGGCAACAGCCTGCCGATCGCCTTTGACACGCTGAACCTGAATGCGGCGCTGCGCAACGGCCGCGCGCAGCTCGACTGGCTGATCCGCATCGCCGGTAACGGGCAGCTGGATGGCAATGTGCAGATCGACGATCCGCAAAACCGCCGCAGGCTGGGCGGTAACGTCAACATCCGCAATCTCTCGCTGGCGATGCTCAATCCGGCGCTGATGCAGGGCGAAAAAATCAAGGGCAGTCTGAACAGCGCCCTGCGCCTGGGCGGCAGTATTCAGCAGCCCCAGGTGTTTGGTCAGCTGGGACTGACCGGGGTGGATGTGGATGGCAACTTTATGCCGGTGGATCTGACCAATGCCAGCCTGAACCTGGTGTTCAACGGCATGAGTTCGACGCTCAACGGCCTGGTGCAGACCGCGCAGGGCAACATCAACCTCAGCGGCAACGCCGACTGGAGCCAGCTCGATAACTGGCGTGCGCGCATCGCGGCGCAGGGCAGCCGGGTGCGTGTCACGGTGCCGCCAATGGTGCGTATGGATGTCTCGCCGGATCTGGTCTTTGAAGCGACGCCAGCCGCCTTTAACCTGGATGGCCGTGTCGATATTCCGTGGGCGCGTATCACGGTGCAGGAAGTGCCGGAGAGCGCCACCGGCGTCTCGTCCGATGAGGTGATGCTGGATGAACAGCTGAAGCCGATTGCACCAAAAACCGCCTCGATCCCGATTAACAGTAATCTGGTGATCCACGTCGGTAACGATGTGCGGCTCTCAGCGTTTGGCCTGAAAGCGAAGCTGAATGGCGACCTGAAGATGGTGCAGGATAAATCCGGGCTGGGCCTGAACGGCCAGATCAATATCCCGTCCGGGCGCTTCCATGCCTATGGTCAGGATCTGATCGTGCGTAAAGGTGAGCTGCAGTTTGCCGGTCCGCCGGATCAGCCTTACGTCAACCTCGAAGCGATTCGTAATCCGGATGCCACCGAAGATGGCGTCACGGCGGGTCTGCGGGTCACCGGGCTGGCGGATGAGCCGAAGGCGGAAGTCTTCTCCGATCCGGCGATGTCGCAACAGGAGGCGCTCTCCTACCTGCTGCGTGGTCAGGGATTAGGCAGCGACGGCGACAGTAACGCGCTGACTTCGGCCCTTGTTGGCTTAGGGGTTGCACAAAGTGGTCAGGTTGTGGGTAAAATCGGGGAGACGTTCGGTGTCAGCAATCTTGCTGTTGATACTGCGGGTGTTGGCGACAGCCAGCAGGTGCAGGTCAGTGGCTATGTGCTGCCGGGTCTGCAGGTAAAATACGGTGTTGGCATATTTGATTCACTGGCGACGTTAACCTTGCGTTACCGCCTGATGCCCAAACTCTATCTGGAAGCCGTGTCCGGTGTGGATCAGGCTCTCGATTTGCTCTATCAGTTTGAGTTTTAG
- a CDS encoding DUF1107 domain-containing protein — MKIFQRYNPLQIAKYVKTLFKGRLYIKDVGAFEFDKGKVLIPRVKDKQHLSVMSEINRQVVRLKLEFN; from the coding sequence ATGAAGATCTTCCAGCGCTATAATCCGCTGCAAATAGCGAAATATGTAAAAACGCTGTTCAAAGGAAGGTTGTATATCAAGGACGTTGGCGCGTTCGAGTTTGATAAAGGGAAAGTCCTTATTCCGCGCGTCAAAGACAAACAGCATCTGAGCGTGATGTCAGAAATTAACCGCCAGGTCGTGCGTCTCAAGCTTGAGTTCAACTAA